From one Suicoccus acidiformans genomic stretch:
- a CDS encoding metallophosphoesterase family protein, translating into MKLSIVGDMHYSSNFRGVEAYEETRELYFRQVFSEWFDMTCDFHVSIGDLTNMGTEEEFTEVLGLIQAYDYQQDFQLVIGNHDAYSLPKDAIQDCIQQPLYGKLYEDESYCILKIDTNRVMDKVDYSGTLSLEQLEWLAQEVPQHKGQTLIILAHHPVYRTTYWSDNILYAIDPNLPIQEILNQHQGQGIYVNGHTHADSIVEQGQWLYVQIANFYDQPYFRSIEIDSRQIKIEAIPLSKYYQQLGIWLGANTDYFALNKRGYQGEHHRNFTKILGA; encoded by the coding sequence ATGAAATTAAGCATTGTCGGTGATATGCACTACTCGTCCAATTTTCGGGGAGTTGAAGCTTATGAAGAGACTAGGGAGCTTTATTTCAGGCAAGTCTTCAGTGAATGGTTTGACATGACGTGTGATTTCCATGTGTCGATTGGTGATTTGACGAATATGGGCACAGAGGAAGAGTTTACTGAAGTGCTTGGATTAATACAAGCGTATGATTATCAGCAAGACTTTCAATTAGTGATAGGAAATCACGATGCTTATTCTTTGCCGAAGGATGCGATTCAAGACTGTATCCAGCAGCCGCTCTATGGCAAATTGTACGAGGATGAAAGCTACTGTATCTTAAAGATTGATACCAATCGCGTCATGGATAAAGTGGACTATAGTGGCACTTTATCACTGGAACAATTGGAATGGTTAGCTCAAGAAGTGCCCCAGCATAAAGGGCAAACTTTGATTATTCTAGCCCACCATCCGGTCTATCGTACGACTTATTGGTCTGATAATATCCTATATGCGATTGATCCTAATTTGCCGATTCAAGAAATTCTGAATCAGCACCAAGGGCAGGGAATATATGTCAATGGGCATACGCACGCCGATAGTATTGTCGAGCAAGGGCAATGGCTCTATGTGCAAATTGCTAATTTCTATGATCAGCCTTATTTTCGAAGTATTGAAATAGATTCAAGGCAAATTAAAATCGAAGCAATTCCTTTGTCTAAATACTATCAACAACTAGGCATATGGCTCGGTGCTAACACTGACTATTTCGCTTTAAATAAACGTGGATACCAAGGAGAGCATCACCGGAATTTTACAAAGATTCTCGGTGCTTAA
- a CDS encoding carbohydrate ABC transporter permease produces MKNNNVKTFLYLLPAIVIFGIFVFYPVAYTIYLSFFDWNMISPQKDFVGFENYINVFTDPETIQVLKNTLFYIIVLVLMNFVVPYIMAFCLHFLVPKFRDFFKSAFFLPSFISMVVGSIVYNWILNPTSGPIAKLLGFIGMSLPNWSVSESLVILVICYITAWKVFGYNFITLYADISGVDGEVIESARLDNVPTWRIFKDIVAPMTSSTGLYTLIMAIVTGLQYVYTPISNLTQGGPAGASSNLIYESYHNAFILFDIGTSAALSVVTLIIFVILLFIQMRVTERGVYYAN; encoded by the coding sequence GTGAAGAACAATAACGTCAAAACGTTTTTATATCTTTTACCAGCAATTGTTATATTCGGTATTTTTGTATTCTACCCAGTGGCGTATACCATTTACTTGAGCTTTTTTGATTGGAATATGATTAGTCCGCAGAAAGACTTTGTTGGTTTTGAAAATTATATCAATGTATTTACAGATCCTGAGACTATACAGGTGCTTAAGAATACATTGTTCTACATCATTGTCTTAGTTCTAATGAACTTTGTTGTGCCATATATTATGGCCTTCTGCTTACATTTCCTAGTGCCTAAATTTAGGGATTTCTTTAAATCGGCCTTCTTCTTACCGTCATTTATCTCAATGGTGGTAGGTTCGATTGTCTATAACTGGATACTAAATCCAACGTCGGGACCGATTGCGAAATTACTCGGTTTCATCGGTATGAGCTTGCCGAACTGGAGTGTATCAGAGAGCTTAGTTATTCTGGTAATTTGTTACATTACTGCGTGGAAAGTATTCGGCTATAACTTCATCACCTTGTATGCAGACATCTCAGGGGTGGATGGAGAAGTCATTGAAAGTGCTCGTTTAGATAATGTACCAACTTGGCGAATCTTCAAAGATATTGTAGCACCGATGACATCATCAACAGGTCTTTATACATTGATTATGGCAATCGTTACCGGCTTGCAATATGTATACACACCTATTTCAAACTTGACCCAAGGTGGACCGGCTGGAGCTTCATCTAACTTGATTTATGAATCCTATCATAACGCCTTTATCTTGTTTGATATAGGAACGTCAGCAGCCTTATCTGTTGTAACATTGATTATCTTTGTTATCCTACTTTTCATTCAAATGAGAGTTACGGAGAGAGGAGTTTACTATGCAAACTAA
- a CDS encoding carbohydrate ABC transporter permease: MQTKVTASNRIWLIIFILFTIIWLFPVVFALGTSFRPLQDIYNNVLNIIPLSPTIENYKTLFQRLPMAQITLNTAIIATTATVLKLVTSFLAAYAFVYFDFKGKNVVYFIFLSTIFVPFTVTMLPSYLLLSKMGLNNNIFGVIFPQIADAAGIMLLNQAMRNIPYSLIEVAHLDNIGDWRIIKDIILPLIQPQLTSTGIWFFVNSWNEFVWPSLILRTEENYTLPLALQMFMSAEGGTDFGVAMAVSVVTMSIPLLLYIIFQKRIIGTFTASGIK, encoded by the coding sequence ATGCAAACTAAAGTTACCGCTAGTAATCGCATTTGGTTAATTATCTTTATCTTATTTACCATTATTTGGTTATTCCCGGTTGTCTTTGCTTTAGGTACTTCTTTTAGACCTTTGCAAGACATCTACAATAACGTATTGAATATTATTCCTTTAAGTCCAACAATTGAAAACTACAAAACGCTTTTCCAACGTTTGCCGATGGCTCAAATTACATTGAATACGGCCATAATTGCTACAACTGCTACGGTACTAAAGTTAGTGACATCTTTCTTAGCCGCGTATGCTTTTGTGTACTTTGATTTCAAAGGGAAGAACGTAGTGTACTTTATCTTTCTTTCCACAATCTTTGTACCATTTACTGTAACCATGTTGCCTAGCTACTTATTGCTTTCTAAGATGGGTCTTAACAATAACATCTTTGGTGTTATCTTCCCTCAAATAGCGGATGCAGCAGGAATTATGCTTTTAAATCAAGCGATGCGTAATATACCTTATTCACTGATTGAGGTGGCTCATTTAGATAATATTGGCGATTGGCGCATTATTAAGGATATTATCCTACCGCTTATTCAACCACAACTCACATCAACGGGTATTTGGTTCTTTGTCAACTCATGGAATGAGTTTGTGTGGCCATCTTTAATCTTACGTACAGAAGAGAACTACACTCTACCTCTAGCCTTACAAATGTTTATGTCGGCTGAAGGTGGAACGGACTTTGGGGTAGCGATGGCGGTATCTGTTGTAACAATGAGTATTCCGTTACTGCTA